A region of Pasteurellaceae bacterium Orientalotternb1 DNA encodes the following proteins:
- a CDS encoding glycosyl transferase produces the protein MSEFNPIAIIPHYNHSTTVGKVVEALQQFDLPVLIVDDGSTVEHQQSLQKLPQNNRLIILFRKQNGGKGAAVKTALQAAYERGFSHAVQVDADGQHQLADVGKMLAAAKQSPDAMICGAPIYSDDAPKARLYGRKITNFWIAINTLSLQIKDGMCGFRIYPLEKTVEVVQQEQIGDRMDFDTEILVYSHWRKMPFIWIDTPVKYEMGGVSHFRSWTDNWLISKMHARLFFKMIGRLLTGKMR, from the coding sequence ATGAGCGAATTTAACCCAATTGCGATTATCCCTCATTACAACCATTCCACAACGGTAGGGAAAGTCGTAGAAGCCTTGCAGCAGTTCGATTTACCCGTGCTGATTGTGGACGATGGTTCAACGGTAGAACATCAACAATCGTTGCAAAAATTGCCACAAAACAACCGCTTAATCATCCTTTTCCGTAAGCAAAATGGCGGCAAAGGAGCGGCAGTCAAAACCGCCTTGCAAGCGGCTTACGAGCGAGGATTTAGCCACGCCGTCCAAGTCGATGCTGACGGGCAACACCAGTTAGCGGATGTCGGCAAAATGTTAGCGGCGGCAAAGCAGTCGCCAGACGCAATGATTTGCGGGGCACCGATTTATAGTGATGATGCCCCAAAGGCTCGTTTGTATGGTCGAAAAATCACCAATTTTTGGATTGCGATCAATACGTTATCTTTACAAATTAAAGATGGAATGTGCGGCTTTCGGATTTATCCATTGGAAAAAACCGTTGAAGTGGTGCAGCAAGAGCAAATTGGCGATCGAATGGATTTTGACACCGAAATTTTAGTTTACAGCCATTGGCGAAAAATGCCATTTATCTGGATCGACACACCCGTTAAGTATGAAATGGGTGGCGTTTCTCATTTTCGTAGTTGGACGGATAACTGGCTAATTAGCAAAATGCACGCTCGTTTGTTCTTTAAAATGATCGGGCGATTGCTGACAGGAAAAATGCGATGA
- a CDS encoding glycosyl transferase family 2, whose amino-acid sequence MSEQHWAKQQERGTAFFLTLTRLIVKYLPLPLIRLATFWVVCYFYATSPKHRRQIAKYQQNLTACFPETHLPKWAVFRQFWAFGESITDRFAVWQKKIRYADLIVDDADNLYADMNSGGRGQVLLCSHFGNIEICRALVGSGHHQHFKLNVLVHSKHAEAFNKALVEAGADELPLIQVEDLNAQKMLELAERIERGEWIAIAADRVPVRGDKTAQVEFLGEMAAFPQGAWLLASLLKAPINTVFCLKEQQRYRLQLRRFCGVIGGRGKVREQHMQNAMQQYADLLAKECAKSPLLWFNFYDFWQQP is encoded by the coding sequence ATGAGCGAGCAACATTGGGCAAAACAGCAAGAGCGAGGCACGGCGTTTTTTCTGACGCTGACCCGTTTGATCGTCAAATATTTGCCACTGCCGTTGATTCGCTTGGCAACGTTTTGGGTGGTGTGCTATTTCTATGCGACTTCGCCAAAGCATCGCCGTCAAATTGCAAAATATCAGCAGAATCTGACCGCTTGTTTCCCCGAAACTCACCTGCCGAAATGGGCGGTGTTTCGACAATTTTGGGCATTTGGCGAGTCGATCACCGATCGCTTTGCGGTTTGGCAGAAGAAAATCCGCTATGCCGATTTGATCGTGGACGATGCGGATAATCTCTATGCGGATATGAACAGTGGCGGCAGAGGGCAAGTTTTGCTCTGTTCCCATTTTGGCAATATTGAAATTTGTCGAGCGTTGGTCGGCAGTGGGCATCATCAACATTTCAAACTGAATGTGTTGGTCCACAGCAAACACGCCGAAGCCTTTAATAAAGCGTTAGTAGAAGCGGGAGCGGACGAATTGCCACTGATTCAAGTGGAAGATCTCAATGCACAAAAAATGCTTGAACTTGCCGAACGAATTGAACGGGGTGAATGGATTGCGATTGCTGCCGATCGGGTGCCTGTGCGTGGCGATAAAACCGCTCAAGTAGAATTTCTTGGCGAAATGGCTGCTTTTCCACAAGGTGCGTGGTTACTGGCGAGCCTACTCAAAGCTCCCATTAACACTGTGTTTTGTCTCAAAGAGCAACAACGCTACCGTTTGCAACTCCGCCGTTTTTGTGGCGTGATTGGCGGGCGTGGCAAAGTGCGTGAGCAACATATGCAGAATGCAATGCAACAATATGCCGATTTACTTGCCAAAGAATGTGCAAAATCACCACTTTTGTGGTTTAATTTTTACGATTTCTGGCAACAACCTTAA
- a CDS encoding excinuclease ABC subunit A, with protein sequence MKLSKTVLLSLSALVLAACAPRDTVHYLSIDEALNSAEAKKVLDPNIKLYFGKPASGKILVKGAVTNPKTNALNKTDEKACQWAFLSAVKKFQERAAKEGGTKVGNLVSYYKKKEYSSTTKYECHAGHSIAGVALKGDVVK encoded by the coding sequence ATGAAACTGTCTAAAACGGTCCTTTTATCTCTGAGTGCTTTAGTGTTAGCCGCTTGTGCTCCAAGAGATACTGTTCACTATCTCTCAATTGATGAAGCATTGAATTCTGCTGAAGCGAAAAAAGTCTTAGATCCGAACATCAAACTCTATTTCGGCAAACCAGCTTCAGGCAAAATCTTAGTGAAAGGTGCGGTCACTAATCCGAAAACGAATGCGTTAAACAAAACCGATGAAAAAGCGTGCCAGTGGGCGTTCTTATCGGCGGTCAAAAAATTCCAAGAGCGGGCGGCAAAAGAAGGCGGCACCAAAGTGGGTAACTTAGTGAGCTATTACAAGAAAAAAGAATATAGCAGTACCACCAAATACGAATGCCATGCAGGTCATAGCATTGCAGGCGTTGCCTTAAAAGGTGATGTAGTGAAATAA
- a CDS encoding thioesterase, producing MKLKKHIYAEHFSDYEIPFFDVDSMFIMWHGHYVKYLEMARCAFLEEIGYTYDVMREKGYGWPIVQLNLKYVKPATFRQKIRVKLSVVEYESCLRIEYVIVDLATSKKLTTGSTTQVAVSIDNGEMQFQTPQSWRDAIENYWGFLPQPEK from the coding sequence ATGAAACTCAAAAAACATATCTACGCAGAACATTTTTCTGACTATGAAATCCCCTTTTTTGATGTGGATTCGATGTTCATTATGTGGCACGGGCATTATGTGAAATATCTCGAAATGGCTCGCTGTGCGTTTTTGGAAGAGATTGGCTACACCTACGATGTGATGCGAGAAAAAGGCTATGGTTGGCCAATCGTCCAATTAAATCTGAAATATGTGAAACCTGCGACTTTCCGCCAAAAAATTCGGGTGAAATTATCGGTGGTGGAATACGAAAGCTGCTTGCGAATTGAGTATGTGATTGTTGATCTCGCTACCAGCAAAAAGCTCACCACGGGCAGTACCACTCAAGTTGCCGTCAGCATCGACAATGGCGAAATGCAATTCCAAACCCCGCAATCGTGGCGTGATGCGATAGAAAATTATTGGGGATTTCTACCACAACCAGAGAAATAG
- a CDS encoding FAD-dependent oxidoreductase, which translates to MDTQFDVVIIGAGPSGSVSASLLKQKGLNVCVLEKQHFPRFVIGESLLPHCMEILEAAGLVDAVNAEPSFQFKNGAAFTWGNRYTYFDFTDKFTAGPGTTFQVRRGIFDKILIDETVKKGVEVRFGHEVTALDNQGESAVLQVQTEQGENYTLTARFVLDASGYGRVLPRLLDLETPSHLPARLAHFTHIDDNISDPDFDRNKILITTHPEHRNVWLWLIPFADNRCSIGVVGLPEVLAGESEIVLKKFALECPMLNRILANANWQNEFPFRNIQGYSANVKALHGKHFALLGNAAEFLDPVFSSGVTIALHSAQLAAELVARQLNGQAVDWQQEFANPLMVGVNAFRTYVNGWYDCSFQDVIYARNPQPEIRQMLSSILAGYAWDENNPFVAKSEKRLKALAELCGTATQD; encoded by the coding sequence ATGGATACACAATTTGATGTGGTGATTATTGGTGCAGGTCCGTCTGGCTCGGTGTCTGCTTCGTTACTCAAACAAAAAGGGCTTAATGTATGCGTGCTAGAAAAGCAGCATTTTCCCCGTTTTGTGATTGGTGAAAGCTTGCTGCCGCACTGTATGGAAATTTTAGAAGCGGCGGGATTGGTTGATGCCGTGAACGCCGAGCCGAGTTTTCAGTTTAAAAATGGGGCGGCGTTCACTTGGGGTAATCGCTACACCTACTTTGATTTCACTGATAAATTCACCGCAGGGCCAGGGACAACCTTCCAAGTTCGCCGTGGTATTTTCGATAAAATTCTGATCGATGAAACCGTTAAAAAAGGCGTGGAAGTTCGCTTCGGACACGAAGTCACTGCCTTGGATAATCAAGGGGAAAGTGCGGTGCTGCAAGTGCAAACGGAACAGGGCGAAAACTATACGCTCACCGCCCGCTTTGTTCTAGATGCGAGCGGCTACGGGCGAGTGTTGCCACGCTTGCTGGATTTGGAAACGCCATCGCATTTGCCAGCTCGTCTTGCACATTTCACCCATATTGATGACAACATCAGCGATCCTGATTTTGACCGCAATAAAATTTTGATCACCACTCACCCAGAGCATCGCAATGTGTGGCTGTGGTTGATTCCATTTGCGGATAATCGCTGCTCCATCGGTGTAGTCGGCTTGCCAGAGGTGTTGGCAGGCGAAAGCGAAATCGTGTTGAAAAAATTTGCGTTGGAATGCCCGATGCTCAATCGCATTCTTGCTAATGCCAACTGGCAAAACGAGTTCCCATTCCGCAACATTCAGGGCTATTCAGCCAACGTCAAAGCCTTGCACGGCAAGCATTTTGCGTTGCTTGGCAATGCAGCTGAATTCCTTGACCCTGTGTTCTCATCGGGTGTTACCATCGCACTTCATTCCGCACAACTTGCGGCTGAATTGGTGGCTCGCCAACTCAACGGACAAGCGGTCGATTGGCAGCAAGAATTTGCAAATCCATTGATGGTCGGCGTAAATGCGTTTCGCACCTATGTGAATGGGTGGTATGATTGCAGCTTCCAAGATGTGATTTACGCCCGCAATCCGCAGCCAGAAATTCGCCAAATGCTTTCCTCTATTCTTGCGGGCTATGCGTGGGATGAAAATAATCCCTTTGTTGCGAAATCAGAAAAACGGCTTAAAGCCCTTGCAGAATTGTGTGGCACTGCAACACAGGATTAA
- a CDS encoding tryptophan--tRNA ligase has product MSKPIVFSGVQPSGELSLGNYLGALRQWTKMQDDYDCLFCIVDLHAITVRQDPEALRKATLDTLAIYLACGIDPNKSTIFIQSHVPEHSQLAWILNCYTYFGEMGRMTQFKDKSARHEDNVNVGLFTYPVLMAADILLYQANQVPVGDDQKQHLEITRDIANRFNALYGKKDAEGNVTDSIFAVPEVFIAKTGARIMSLLEPTKKMSKSDDNRNNVIGLLEDPKSVAKKIKRAMTDGDEPPVVRYDVQNKPGVSNLLDILASVTGKTIVELEAEFEGKMYGHLKTAVADEVSAMLTQLQERYHHFRNDEVLLEKIYREGAEKARVKAQATLQQVYQAVGFVA; this is encoded by the coding sequence ATGTCAAAACCAATTGTATTTAGTGGCGTTCAGCCTTCGGGCGAATTGAGTTTAGGTAATTATTTAGGGGCGTTACGCCAATGGACTAAAATGCAGGATGATTACGACTGCTTGTTCTGTATTGTCGATCTGCACGCAATCACCGTTCGCCAAGATCCCGAAGCGTTACGTAAAGCGACTTTAGACACCCTTGCGATCTACCTCGCTTGCGGCATTGACCCTAATAAAAGTACGATTTTTATTCAGTCACACGTGCCAGAACATTCGCAATTAGCGTGGATCTTGAACTGCTACACCTATTTCGGCGAAATGGGGCGAATGACCCAATTTAAAGACAAATCCGCTCGCCACGAAGACAACGTGAACGTCGGTTTATTCACCTACCCTGTGCTGATGGCGGCGGATATTTTGCTCTATCAAGCCAACCAAGTACCTGTAGGCGATGACCAAAAACAGCATCTTGAAATCACCCGTGATATTGCTAACCGTTTCAATGCGTTGTACGGCAAAAAAGATGCGGAGGGCAATGTTACCGACAGTATTTTTGCGGTGCCAGAGGTGTTTATCGCCAAAACAGGGGCGAGAATTATGTCTCTGCTTGAGCCAACCAAAAAGATGTCAAAATCGGACGACAACCGCAATAATGTGATCGGTTTATTGGAAGATCCAAAATCGGTGGCGAAAAAAATTAAACGAGCAATGACCGACGGCGATGAGCCACCTGTAGTACGTTATGATGTGCAAAACAAACCAGGTGTGTCGAATTTGTTGGATATTTTGGCGAGTGTAACGGGCAAAACTATTGTTGAGCTTGAAGCAGAATTTGAAGGCAAAATGTATGGTCATCTTAAAACGGCTGTTGCCGATGAAGTGTCTGCGATGCTCACCCAGCTGCAAGAACGCTACCATCATTTCCGCAACGATGAAGTTTTGCTCGAAAAAATCTATCGTGAAGGGGCAGAAAAAGCGAGAGTCAAAGCCCAAGCGACCTTGCAACAAGTCTATCAAGCGGTAGGATTCGTTGCCTAA
- a CDS encoding signal recognition particle protein: MFENLSDRLSKTLKNITGKGRLTEDNIKDTLREVRMALLEADVALPVVREFINKVKERAIGEEVNKSLTPGQEFLKIVQAELEKAMGEANEGLNLATQPPAVILMAGLQGAGKTTSVGKLAKFLKERHKKKVLVVSADVYRPAAIKQLQTLAEALKVDFFPTETSQKPVEIAENALKHAKLNFFDVLIVDTAGRLHVDGEMMDEIQQIHAVLNPIETLFTVDAMTGQDAANTAKAFNEALPLTGVILTKVDGDARGGAALSIRQITGKPIKFLGVGEKTDALEPFHPDRIASRILGMGDVLSLIEDLQRSVDQEKAEKMAAKFKKGDDFTLDDFREQLVEMKKMGGMMSMLDKLPGAKNLPDHVKNQVDDKMFIKMEAIINSMTLKERANPDIIKGSRRRRIALGSGTQVQDVNKLLKQFDEMQRMMKKMRKGGMAKMMRGMKGMMGGFGGMGGLGGMFGRK; the protein is encoded by the coding sequence ATGTTTGAGAACCTATCCGATAGACTATCCAAAACCCTGAAAAACATTACAGGCAAAGGGCGTTTAACCGAAGACAATATCAAAGACACCCTGCGTGAAGTGCGAATGGCGTTGCTGGAAGCAGACGTTGCCCTGCCTGTGGTGCGTGAATTTATCAACAAAGTCAAAGAACGGGCGATTGGCGAAGAAGTCAATAAGAGCCTCACCCCTGGGCAAGAGTTTCTCAAAATTGTGCAGGCGGAACTCGAAAAAGCGATGGGTGAGGCGAACGAAGGCTTAAACCTTGCCACTCAACCGCCAGCGGTCATTTTAATGGCAGGTTTGCAAGGGGCGGGGAAAACGACCTCGGTCGGTAAGTTGGCGAAATTTTTGAAAGAACGCCACAAGAAAAAGGTGTTGGTGGTGTCAGCGGACGTTTACCGCCCTGCGGCGATCAAACAGCTTCAAACTTTAGCGGAAGCCTTGAAAGTCGATTTCTTCCCAACGGAAACCAGCCAAAAACCCGTTGAGATTGCTGAAAATGCGTTGAAACACGCCAAACTCAATTTCTTTGATGTGTTGATTGTTGATACTGCAGGTCGCTTACACGTTGATGGCGAGATGATGGACGAAATCCAACAAATCCACGCCGTGTTAAACCCAATCGAAACCTTGTTCACCGTGGACGCAATGACAGGTCAAGATGCGGCGAACACCGCCAAAGCCTTTAACGAAGCCCTGCCATTAACGGGGGTGATTTTGACCAAAGTCGATGGCGATGCCCGTGGCGGTGCGGCATTGTCTATCCGTCAAATTACGGGTAAACCGATTAAATTCTTGGGGGTGGGCGAGAAAACCGATGCCCTTGAGCCGTTCCACCCAGATCGTATCGCTTCTCGCATTTTGGGAATGGGCGATGTGCTGTCGTTGATTGAAGATTTGCAACGCTCGGTCGATCAGGAAAAAGCGGAAAAAATGGCGGCGAAATTCAAAAAAGGCGATGATTTCACCTTGGACGATTTCCGTGAACAGCTGGTCGAAATGAAAAAAATGGGCGGAATGATGTCGATGTTAGACAAACTGCCTGGGGCGAAAAATTTGCCTGACCACGTCAAAAATCAGGTTGATGACAAAATGTTCATCAAAATGGAAGCGATCATCAATTCAATGACGCTCAAAGAACGTGCGAACCCCGACATCATCAAAGGCTCACGCCGCCGCCGTATTGCTCTCGGCTCTGGCACGCAGGTGCAAGACGTGAACAAACTGCTCAAACAGTTCGATGAAATGCAACGAATGATGAAAAAAATGCGGAAAGGCGGTATGGCGAAAATGATGCGTGGAATGAAAGGAATGATGGGCGGTTTTGGTGGAATGGGCGGCTTAGGCGGAATGTTTGGGCGGAAGTAA
- a CDS encoding FMN-binding protein MioC, producing MSKSICIITGSTLGGAEYIADNLNEVLSGQGFAVALFNNAELSDIQHQPHLLVVSSTHGAGELPDNIKPLFEAIETEKPDLSGMKFAVIGLGSSDYDTFCNAVNIIETQLTTCGASQMCESLRIDAATNFDHDGSAEEWLPSFTEKL from the coding sequence ATGAGTAAATCGATCTGTATTATTACGGGCAGCACCTTAGGTGGAGCGGAATATATCGCAGACAATCTCAACGAGGTGTTGAGCGGGCAAGGGTTTGCGGTGGCGTTGTTTAACAATGCCGAATTGAGCGATATTCAACATCAGCCGCATTTGTTGGTGGTCAGTTCTACGCACGGAGCAGGCGAATTGCCCGATAATATCAAACCGTTATTTGAAGCCATTGAGACCGAAAAACCTGATTTAAGCGGTATGAAATTTGCGGTGATTGGGCTTGGCAGTTCCGACTACGATACTTTTTGCAATGCGGTAAATATTATCGAAACCCAACTCACCACTTGCGGAGCAAGCCAAATGTGCGAGTCTTTACGGATTGATGCGGCAACTAATTTTGACCACGACGGTTCGGCGGAAGAGTGGCTGCCAAGTTTCACCGAGAAACTGTAA
- a CDS encoding patatin family protein, translated as MKVGLVLEGGAMRGMFTAGVLDVFLDENIQIDGIVSVSAGALFGVNFPSQQKGRALRYNKQFLGDKRYIGWHSLLTTGNIVNKVFAFYELPFVHDVFDNATFKQSGIDFYATVTNVETGLAEYIKITDPFAQIEVLRATSAMPYVSQFVEIEGKKYLDGGIADSIPLTFCQSLGFDKIIVVLTRPFDYRKPPSNPLLSKLFYHRYPNLIHTLQNRYREYNQQVEKVIAEREKGTIFVLRPSQTLPIKRIEKDLNKIQAMYDLGVADATREMPALQAYLAT; from the coding sequence ATGAAAGTCGGATTGGTGTTAGAAGGTGGAGCAATGCGGGGAATGTTCACCGCAGGTGTGCTGGATGTGTTTCTGGATGAAAACATTCAGATTGACGGTATTGTGAGCGTTTCTGCGGGGGCATTGTTTGGGGTGAATTTTCCGTCTCAACAGAAAGGACGGGCGTTGCGTTATAACAAACAGTTTTTGGGCGATAAACGTTATATCGGCTGGCACAGTTTGCTTACAACAGGCAATATTGTGAATAAAGTGTTTGCTTTCTACGAACTCCCTTTCGTACACGATGTGTTTGATAATGCCACCTTCAAACAATCAGGAATCGATTTTTACGCCACCGTCACCAATGTGGAAACAGGGTTGGCGGAATACATCAAAATCACTGATCCGTTCGCCCAAATAGAAGTGTTGCGTGCCACCTCTGCGATGCCTTATGTCTCACAATTTGTTGAAATTGAAGGCAAAAAATATCTTGATGGCGGCATTGCGGACAGCATTCCGCTGACATTTTGCCAATCGCTCGGCTTTGACAAAATCATTGTCGTACTCACCCGCCCTTTTGATTACCGTAAACCCCCAAGCAATCCATTGCTAAGCAAACTGTTTTATCATCGCTATCCTAATTTGATTCACACCTTGCAAAATCGTTATCGTGAATATAATCAGCAAGTTGAAAAAGTGATCGCAGAACGTGAAAAAGGCACTATTTTCGTGCTTCGCCCCTCGCAAACGTTGCCGATTAAGCGGATTGAAAAAGATTTGAACAAAATTCAAGCAATGTACGATTTGGGCGTAGCAGATGCAACTCGTGAAATGCCAGCTCTCCAAGCGTACTTGGCTACCTAA
- a CDS encoding preprotein translocase subunit SecE, with the protein MSKEIQPKHPETAEKGVKSKGANIALWVLAIAFLSVAAVGNAYFASHFTFVVRVLLLVVLLVGAVVFAALTNQGQKAITFIKESRHELRKIVWPTRQESTQTTLIVGAVCVVVALALWGIDSIIVSVVTFLTNLRF; encoded by the coding sequence ATGTCTAAAGAAATTCAACCAAAACATCCTGAAACCGCAGAAAAAGGGGTGAAAAGTAAAGGGGCAAATATCGCCTTATGGGTATTAGCAATTGCATTTTTGTCGGTTGCTGCAGTTGGAAATGCATACTTTGCCAGCCACTTTACTTTTGTTGTGCGAGTATTACTCTTAGTTGTGTTATTAGTGGGTGCCGTTGTTTTTGCCGCATTAACTAATCAAGGTCAAAAAGCAATCACCTTTATCAAAGAATCTCGCCACGAACTACGTAAAATTGTTTGGCCAACTCGCCAAGAATCAACCCAAACCACGTTAATTGTGGGAGCTGTGTGTGTTGTGGTTGCGTTGGCATTATGGGGAATCGATTCCATTATTGTTTCTGTGGTGACATTTTTAACAAATTTGAGGTTCTAA
- the nusG gene encoding transcription termination/antitermination protein NusG (Modulates Rho-dependent transcription termination), with product MSETELEVQAPTKMRWYVLQAFSGFEARVAMTLREYIKLHNMQDQFGEVLVPTEEVVENVGGRRRKTERKFFPGYVLVQMEMNDDTWHLVKSVPRVMGFIGGTADKPAPISQKEADRILNRVQETADKPRHRKEFQPGEEVRVTEGPFADFNGTVEEVDYDKGRLKVSVSIFGRATPVELEFGQVEKVNG from the coding sequence ATGAGCGAAACAGAATTAGAAGTTCAAGCACCAACCAAAATGCGTTGGTATGTTTTGCAGGCTTTCTCAGGCTTTGAAGCCCGTGTAGCAATGACTTTGCGTGAATATATCAAACTGCATAATATGCAAGATCAATTCGGCGAAGTGCTTGTGCCAACCGAAGAAGTCGTTGAAAACGTAGGCGGACGCCGTCGTAAAACCGAGCGTAAATTCTTCCCAGGCTATGTGTTAGTGCAAATGGAAATGAACGATGATACTTGGCACTTGGTGAAAAGTGTGCCACGTGTAATGGGCTTTATTGGTGGTACGGCAGATAAACCAGCACCGATTTCGCAAAAAGAAGCGGATCGCATTCTAAACCGTGTACAAGAAACTGCGGACAAACCGCGTCACCGTAAAGAGTTCCAACCAGGTGAAGAAGTCCGAGTTACCGAGGGACCATTTGCTGACTTCAATGGTACCGTGGAAGAAGTGGACTACGACAAAGGTCGCCTTAAAGTGTCTGTGTCTATCTTTGGTCGTGCAACGCCAGTTGAGCTTGAATTTGGTCAAGTAGAAAAAGTGAACGGTTAA
- a CDS encoding 50S ribosomal protein L11 codes for MAKKVQAYVKLQVAAGMANPSPPVGPALGQQGVNIMEFCKAFNARTESLEKGLPIPVVITVYADRSFTFVTKTPPAAVLLKKAAGLKSGSAKPNKDKVGKVTKEQIRQIAETKAADMTGATIETKMKSIEGTARSMGLVVEE; via the coding sequence ATGGCAAAAAAAGTACAAGCCTACGTTAAGTTGCAAGTTGCAGCGGGTATGGCTAACCCTTCACCACCCGTTGGTCCCGCATTAGGTCAACAAGGTGTGAACATTATGGAATTCTGTAAAGCATTCAACGCTCGTACTGAGAGCTTAGAGAAAGGTTTACCAATTCCAGTGGTTATCACGGTTTACGCAGACCGTTCTTTCACTTTCGTAACTAAAACCCCACCAGCAGCCGTATTGTTGAAAAAAGCAGCAGGTTTAAAATCTGGTTCTGCTAAACCAAACAAAGACAAAGTGGGTAAAGTAACCAAAGAACAAATCCGTCAAATCGCTGAAACTAAAGCTGCCGATATGACTGGTGCAACAATTGAAACTAAGATGAAATCTATTGAAGGTACTGCACGTTCAATGGGCTTAGTGGTGGAGGAATAA
- a CDS encoding 50S ribosomal protein L1, whose translation MAKLTKKMKAIKAGVDSTKAYEINEAIAVLKQFATAKFVESVDVAVNLGIDPRKSDQNVRGATVLPHGTGRTARVAVFTQGANAEAAKAAGADLVGMEDLAEQVKKGEMDFDVVIASPDAMRVVGQLGQILGPRGLMPNPKVGTVTPNVAEAVKNAKSGQIRYRNDKNGIIHTTIGKADFSPEQLKENLQALLAALTKAKPTTAKGVFIKKVSISTTMGAGVAVDQSSL comes from the coding sequence ATGGCTAAATTGACTAAAAAAATGAAAGCAATCAAAGCTGGCGTAGATTCTACCAAAGCATACGAAATCAATGAAGCAATCGCGGTATTAAAACAATTCGCTACTGCGAAATTCGTTGAAAGCGTTGATGTTGCGGTAAACTTAGGTATCGATCCTCGTAAATCAGACCAAAACGTGCGTGGTGCAACCGTATTACCACACGGTACTGGTCGTACTGCTCGTGTTGCTGTGTTCACACAAGGTGCGAACGCTGAAGCAGCAAAAGCAGCAGGTGCAGATTTAGTGGGTATGGAAGACTTGGCAGAACAAGTGAAAAAAGGCGAAATGGACTTTGATGTGGTTATCGCATCGCCAGACGCAATGCGTGTGGTAGGTCAATTAGGTCAAATCCTTGGCCCTCGTGGTTTAATGCCAAACCCGAAAGTCGGTACCGTAACACCAAACGTGGCTGAAGCTGTTAAAAATGCAAAATCTGGTCAGATCCGTTACCGTAACGACAAAAATGGTATTATCCATACCACAATCGGTAAAGCAGATTTCTCACCAGAGCAATTAAAAGAGAACCTTCAAGCGTTGTTAGCCGCTCTAACAAAAGCGAAGCCAACCACAGCGAAGGGCGTATTTATCAAGAAAGTCAGCATCTCTACCACAATGGGTGCTGGTGTGGCTGTTGATCAGTCTTCACTATAA